In Haliotis asinina isolate JCU_RB_2024 chromosome 15, JCU_Hal_asi_v2, whole genome shotgun sequence, one DNA window encodes the following:
- the LOC137265418 gene encoding large ribosomal subunit protein bL35m-like — protein sequence MAAAIRNRASMMWRLGWNAVSQARSAPQSSRNISTLCQIFSNSLKISQCRSFGASSLISNRILKMNTELKSQNTRCLLQPSSPTSVAKRNKVYYSKRKGKPKTIKAVTNRFYRLDWGIWIRTQSGRHKRIWKKSHTRRYLSRQHLFCNRQQSKLLDKMTTEYWHRPRHYVDDPYAPYQKRTNLPQYFPEKRPFYP from the exons ATGGCCGCTGCCATAAGGAATCGTGCAAGCA TGATGTGGCGCTTAGGTTGGAACGCGGTGTCCCAGGCTCGATCAGCTCCTCAAAGTTCTAGGAATATATCGACTCTGTGTCAGATATTCTCAAACAGTCTGAAGATATCACAGTGTCGGTCATTCGGCGCTAGCTCTCTCATCTCAAACAGAATTCTAAAGATGAACACAGAGCTTAAGAGTCAAAATACACG ATGTTTACTTCAACCATCAAGTCCAACTTCAGTTGCAAAAAGAAACAAGGTCTATTACAGCAAGAGAAAAGGCAAACCAAAGACAATCAAGGCAGTTACAAATAGGTTTTACAGACTGGACTGGGGTATCTGGATCCGGACACAGTCAGGAAGACATAAGAGGATATGGAAGAAATCCCATACAAGGAGGTATCTCTCCCGACAACATCTGTTTTGCAACAGACAACAAAGTAAACTTTTAGACAAGATGACCACAGAGTACTGGCACCGACCACGACATTATGTAGATGATCCCTATGCACCCTATCAGAAGAGGACCAATTTGCCACAGTACTTTCCCGAAAAACGTCCTTTTTATCCTTAG